A genomic window from Arthrobacter sp. FW305-BF8 includes:
- a CDS encoding ABC transporter permease, protein MPSNSSPVAETPEATETPLVEPVETPRLETKRSTGAAEKVHAALTRSSTGSADLRELESGLDSLQSDAVRKARIDWSRILLPVAAVVVLIIIWQFYVSLGLKRRDQVPGPMDVLEQFGTLWAEGSLQEAVWTSLQRGLLGFLISVAIATPVGLLLAQVAPLRRAFGPLISGLQVLPSVAWVPAAIIWFGLTDATVYFVVFMGAIPSIINGLISGVDQIPPQYRSVGTVLGASRLQMALQIILPAALPGYLSGLKQGWAFSWRSLMAAEIIAVGGTIGFGLGSMLNQGRDLADMTIVMSAILLILAVGILIELLVFAPIEKRLLQRRGLLAGSTR, encoded by the coding sequence ATGCCAAGTAACTCATCTCCCGTGGCCGAGACACCCGAGGCAACCGAAACCCCGCTGGTCGAGCCTGTCGAGACCCCGCGTCTTGAAACCAAGCGCTCAACCGGCGCCGCCGAGAAGGTGCATGCCGCGCTGACCCGGTCCTCCACCGGCTCTGCGGACCTGCGAGAACTCGAGTCCGGGCTGGACTCGCTGCAGTCGGATGCGGTCCGCAAGGCGCGCATCGACTGGAGCCGGATCCTGCTGCCGGTCGCCGCCGTCGTGGTGCTCATCATCATCTGGCAGTTCTACGTCTCGCTGGGCCTCAAGCGCCGGGACCAGGTGCCCGGCCCCATGGACGTGCTGGAGCAGTTCGGCACGCTGTGGGCCGAGGGATCGCTGCAGGAAGCCGTCTGGACATCGTTGCAGCGCGGGCTTCTGGGGTTCCTGATCAGCGTCGCGATCGCCACGCCGGTCGGGCTGCTCCTGGCCCAGGTGGCTCCGCTGCGCCGGGCGTTCGGTCCGCTGATTTCTGGCCTGCAGGTTCTGCCGTCGGTGGCCTGGGTCCCGGCCGCCATCATCTGGTTCGGCCTCACCGACGCCACGGTGTACTTCGTGGTATTCATGGGCGCCATCCCGTCCATAATCAACGGCCTGATCTCTGGTGTGGACCAGATCCCGCCGCAGTACCGCAGCGTGGGCACCGTCCTAGGCGCCTCTCGGCTGCAGATGGCTTTGCAGATCATCCTCCCCGCTGCACTTCCGGGCTACCTCAGCGGCCTGAAGCAGGGGTGGGCCTTCTCCTGGCGTTCGCTCATGGCTGCTGAGATCATCGCGGTGGGCGGCACCATCGGCTTCGGCCTAGGCTCCATGCTGAACCAGGGCCGCGACCTGGCCGACATGACCATCGTGATGTCCGCGATCCTCCTGATCCTGGCGGTCGGCATCCTGATCGAACTCCTGGTGTTCGCGCCGATCGAAAAGCGCCTGCTCCAGCGCCGCGGCCTCCTGGCAGGCAGCACCCGCTAA
- a CDS encoding ABC transporter ATP-binding protein encodes MPVVLENLGKRFGEGAPVLDDVNATIGKGEFVALLGASGCGKSTLLNIMAGLELPTSGALEVPSDGAAFMFQDSALFPWLTARENVELALKLRGVGKAERRVKAAELLELVHLAEAADRRPHELSGGMRQRVALARSLAQDRQLLLMDEPFAALDAITRDLLHDELERIWKETGRTIVFVTHNVREAVRLGQRVLLLSSRPGRVVQEWEVTEEHRTDAGLAGQLTGVITARLREEIRRHAK; translated from the coding sequence ATGCCAGTCGTACTGGAGAACCTGGGCAAGCGCTTCGGCGAAGGCGCCCCGGTGCTGGACGACGTCAACGCCACCATCGGCAAAGGCGAGTTCGTCGCCCTCCTCGGTGCGTCCGGCTGTGGCAAGTCCACCCTGCTGAACATCATGGCGGGACTGGAGCTCCCGACGTCGGGAGCCCTCGAGGTGCCCAGCGACGGCGCCGCCTTCATGTTCCAGGACTCTGCCCTGTTCCCGTGGCTCACTGCCCGCGAGAACGTGGAGCTGGCGCTGAAGCTGCGCGGCGTGGGCAAGGCCGAACGCCGGGTCAAGGCCGCCGAACTGCTGGAACTGGTCCACTTGGCCGAGGCCGCTGACCGGCGTCCGCACGAGCTGTCCGGCGGCATGCGCCAGCGCGTGGCCCTGGCCCGCTCGCTCGCGCAGGACCGCCAGCTGCTCCTCATGGATGAGCCGTTTGCGGCGCTGGACGCCATCACTCGCGACCTGCTGCACGACGAACTCGAGCGCATTTGGAAGGAAACCGGGCGCACCATCGTCTTTGTGACCCACAACGTCCGCGAGGCGGTCCGCCTGGGCCAGCGCGTCCTCTTGCTGTCCTCCCGGCCCGGCCGCGTGGTGCAGGAATGGGAAGTCACCGAAGAACACCGTACCGACGCCGGTCTTGCCGGACAGCTGACCGGGGTCATCACCGCCCGGCTGCGAGAGGAGATCCGCCGCCATGCCAAGTAA
- the cobA gene encoding uroporphyrinogen-III C-methyltransferase, producing MAIQDIYPTALRLLGRPVLVVGGGRVAARRAKGLLDAGARVTVVAPEATPALRELADAGLLTWEPRIYRSDDVDGVWFVQTATGDPAVDTRVAADAEAQRVWCVNASDHESSAAWTPAVAEVDDVKIAVNAGGDPRRAMALRDAVATALESGDLPLRRRRAHRGSVALVGGGPGDTGLITVRGRRLLGQADVVVADRLGPRELLNELAPDVRVIEVGKTPGHHPVPQAEINRILVDEALQGHRVVRLKGGDPYVLGRGGEEAEFCRRHGVEVEVVSGVTSAISVPAAAGIPVTHRGLAKGFSVVTGHEELSEVPARPDHTVVLLMGVGQLRESASALGKAGLPGDTPIGIVENGYLPDQRVTIGTLGTIADQAEAAGVANPAVIVIGDVVRVSPFAPSHFKTADYSTTSPNKPRTSTTRVLTP from the coding sequence ATGGCAATTCAGGACATTTACCCCACGGCGCTGCGCCTCCTCGGCCGCCCCGTGCTGGTGGTGGGCGGCGGACGCGTTGCTGCGCGCCGCGCGAAGGGCCTGCTCGACGCCGGTGCCCGCGTCACCGTGGTTGCCCCCGAAGCCACCCCCGCGCTCCGCGAACTCGCCGACGCCGGCCTTCTCACCTGGGAACCGCGCATCTACCGCTCGGACGACGTCGACGGCGTCTGGTTCGTTCAGACCGCCACCGGCGATCCCGCCGTCGACACCCGCGTGGCAGCCGACGCCGAGGCGCAGCGCGTCTGGTGCGTCAACGCCTCCGACCACGAATCCTCAGCCGCCTGGACGCCCGCCGTGGCCGAAGTGGACGACGTCAAGATCGCCGTCAACGCCGGGGGAGACCCGCGCCGCGCCATGGCGCTCCGCGACGCCGTCGCCACCGCTTTGGAATCCGGCGACCTACCGCTGCGCCGTCGGCGTGCCCACCGCGGATCCGTCGCCCTCGTCGGCGGAGGCCCCGGCGACACCGGCCTCATCACCGTCCGCGGCCGCCGGCTGCTCGGTCAGGCCGACGTCGTCGTCGCCGACCGCCTCGGCCCGCGTGAACTGCTCAACGAACTTGCCCCGGACGTGCGCGTTATCGAGGTCGGCAAGACCCCCGGCCACCACCCCGTGCCACAGGCCGAGATCAACCGCATCCTCGTCGACGAGGCCCTCCAAGGCCACCGCGTGGTGCGCCTCAAGGGCGGCGACCCGTACGTCTTGGGCCGCGGCGGCGAGGAAGCAGAATTCTGCCGCCGGCACGGCGTCGAAGTCGAAGTGGTTTCCGGTGTGACCTCCGCGATCTCCGTACCCGCCGCCGCCGGCATCCCCGTCACACACCGCGGCCTGGCGAAGGGCTTCAGCGTTGTCACAGGCCACGAGGAACTGTCAGAGGTCCCGGCCCGCCCCGACCACACGGTCGTCCTGCTCATGGGCGTCGGCCAGCTGCGCGAATCAGCGTCCGCTCTCGGCAAAGCCGGCCTGCCCGGTGACACACCAATTGGTATTGTTGAAAACGGCTACCTGCCGGACCAGCGCGTCACCATCGGCACCCTCGGCACCATCGCCGACCAAGCCGAGGCCGCCGGCGTCGCCAATCCTGCAGTGATCGTCATCGGTGACGTTGTCCGCGTCAGCCCCTTCGCGCCGTCGCACTTCAAAACCGCTGACTACAGCACCACCAGCCCCAACAAGCCCCGCACCAGCACCACCCGCGTTCTCACCCCCTAG
- a CDS encoding SRPBCC family protein has translation MSRRFSGDPGGAPNRSSNRAADLAGRGFAAVFRGLKAVRPGRPIHPRGISLVGELTLTGSAGRAAAGLPAASGVAWLDDTGTRQVRGRFSRSVGLPEDLPDILGLALRTSGASGDPGVSGARDLDAFGDSADVGDVLFASTGWGLPGRFMLVPKLDVGTAKFTTLMPYKGSNGPVLLGLRTLSLPGRATGRADTGGNFRESLATGDWTLALSYTTPAGRWVQAGVLHLRAAAPESPDTARAGTAGGDTASGDTVIRFDPLKHPLPGAGTYAWTRRLRERSYRAARRPAARIIGAPDPTGLTAANANAATRRRASADERNTMSTVTQVFNSPASAVWKVIADGWLYSGWVVGASRIRDVDARWPEVGALLHHSVGAWPLLINDSTKVTAVEPERRLELIARGWPVGEAKVVITLEDLGEQCRVTIIEDAVRGPGLAVPKALRDPVITVRNRETLNRLELMAAGGAGA, from the coding sequence ATGAGTAGACGGTTCAGCGGTGATCCGGGCGGAGCGCCCAATCGGTCATCCAACCGGGCGGCAGACCTCGCCGGCCGCGGTTTCGCCGCCGTGTTCCGGGGCCTGAAGGCAGTGCGCCCCGGACGCCCCATTCATCCGCGGGGCATCAGCCTGGTCGGGGAGCTGACCCTCACCGGCTCCGCGGGCCGGGCAGCGGCAGGTCTTCCGGCGGCCAGCGGAGTCGCCTGGCTCGACGACACCGGGACCCGCCAGGTGCGCGGGCGTTTCTCCCGCTCGGTGGGCCTTCCCGAGGACCTGCCGGACATACTGGGTTTGGCGCTGCGGACTTCGGGCGCATCCGGAGATCCCGGGGTTTCCGGCGCCCGTGACCTTGACGCCTTTGGTGACAGTGCCGACGTCGGAGATGTCCTGTTCGCCTCGACCGGCTGGGGCCTGCCGGGCCGGTTTATGCTGGTGCCCAAGCTGGATGTCGGGACCGCGAAATTCACCACGCTAATGCCCTACAAGGGGTCCAACGGTCCCGTGCTTCTGGGGCTGCGCACGCTGTCCCTGCCCGGGCGTGCGACCGGCCGGGCGGACACTGGGGGTAACTTCAGGGAGTCGTTGGCCACGGGTGACTGGACCCTGGCCCTGTCATATACCACCCCGGCCGGCCGGTGGGTGCAGGCCGGCGTGCTGCACCTGCGGGCCGCTGCTCCGGAGAGTCCGGACACCGCCCGTGCTGGCACAGCCGGCGGGGACACGGCCAGCGGAGACACCGTCATCCGCTTCGATCCGCTGAAGCACCCGCTCCCCGGCGCCGGAACGTATGCCTGGACGCGTCGGCTCCGGGAGCGCTCCTACCGTGCCGCCCGGCGCCCCGCCGCGCGCATCATCGGCGCGCCGGACCCCACCGGACTCACAGCTGCAAACGCGAACGCCGCCACCCGGCGTCGGGCTTCGGCCGACGAAAGGAACACCATGTCAACCGTCACGCAGGTCTTCAATTCACCGGCATCAGCAGTCTGGAAAGTGATAGCGGACGGCTGGCTCTATTCCGGCTGGGTGGTCGGTGCCTCGAGAATTCGGGACGTGGATGCCCGCTGGCCGGAGGTTGGCGCACTGCTCCACCACTCGGTGGGCGCCTGGCCGCTGCTCATCAACGACTCAACGAAGGTGACGGCGGTGGAACCGGAGCGGCGGCTGGAGCTGATCGCCCGCGGCTGGCCCGTTGGCGAGGCCAAGGTGGTCATCACCCTCGAGGACCTCGGCGAGCAGTGCCGGGTGACGATCATCGAGGACGCGGTCCGCGGCCCGGGCCTGGCTGTTCCCAAAGCGCTGCGGGATCCGGTCATCACGGTCCGCAACCGGGAAACCCTGAACCGGCTGGAGCTCATGGCCGCCGGCGGCGCGGGAGCCTGA
- a CDS encoding ABC transporter substrate-binding protein: MTRIVAGESQTPKRRRALEVALAVGLVLLISVGAVVASAVARDSNASAATDGAGTPAAELKLGYFGNITHAPALVGVKQGLIAKNLGSTKLSTQVFNAGPAAIEALNAGAIDATYIGPNPAINSFVKSKGESVSVIAGAASGGAQLVVKPEIRSAADLKGKTLASPQLGGTQDVALRAWLGKQGYKTTPDGGGDVAINPTENAQTLKLFQDGKLDGAWVPEPWASRLVLQAGAKVLVDEKDLWDGSLTGKPGEFPTTILIVNKKFAAEHPQTVKALLKGHVEAVKWLHDTPSAEKSAVVNAALKQDAGKALAQNVIDRSLKNIVFTVDPLAGTYKKLLQDGVDAGTTKQADLSGLFDLRALNAVSPEKTSAAGLGRD; this comes from the coding sequence ATGACCCGCATTGTGGCCGGCGAAAGCCAGACGCCCAAGCGCCGCCGCGCCCTGGAAGTCGCGCTGGCCGTCGGCCTGGTCCTGCTGATCAGTGTTGGAGCGGTTGTTGCGTCGGCGGTGGCCCGGGATTCGAATGCCTCGGCGGCCACGGACGGGGCCGGCACCCCGGCGGCGGAGCTGAAGCTGGGCTACTTCGGAAACATCACCCACGCACCGGCGCTCGTCGGAGTGAAGCAAGGCCTCATTGCCAAGAACCTGGGCAGCACCAAGCTCAGCACGCAGGTGTTCAACGCCGGTCCGGCCGCCATAGAGGCGCTGAACGCCGGCGCGATTGACGCCACCTACATCGGTCCGAACCCGGCCATCAATTCCTTCGTCAAGAGCAAGGGCGAGTCCGTCAGCGTTATCGCCGGGGCGGCTTCCGGCGGCGCGCAGCTCGTGGTGAAGCCGGAGATCAGGTCCGCGGCCGACCTCAAGGGCAAGACCCTGGCCTCCCCGCAGCTGGGCGGCACCCAGGATGTGGCGCTGCGCGCCTGGCTGGGCAAGCAGGGTTACAAGACCACTCCCGACGGCGGTGGGGACGTTGCCATCAACCCCACCGAGAACGCCCAGACTTTGAAGCTGTTCCAGGACGGCAAGCTCGACGGCGCGTGGGTGCCCGAGCCGTGGGCGTCCCGTCTGGTGCTGCAGGCCGGGGCGAAGGTCCTGGTGGACGAGAAGGACCTGTGGGACGGGTCGCTGACCGGAAAGCCGGGCGAGTTCCCCACCACCATCCTGATCGTGAACAAGAAGTTCGCCGCGGAGCACCCGCAGACCGTGAAAGCCTTGCTCAAAGGCCATGTCGAAGCCGTGAAGTGGCTCCATGACACCCCGTCCGCCGAGAAGTCCGCCGTCGTCAACGCCGCCCTCAAACAGGACGCCGGCAAGGCACTGGCGCAGAATGTCATTGACCGCTCGCTGAAAAACATCGTCTTCACCGTGGACCCGCTGGCGGGAACCTACAAGAAGCTTCTGCAGGACGGTGTGGATGCCGGCACCACCAAGCAGGCGGACCTCAGCGGACTCTTCGACCTCCGGGCGCTGAACGCAGTGTCCCCGGAAAAAACCTCGGCTGCAGGGCTGGGCCGGGACTAG
- a CDS encoding FAD-dependent oxidoreductase, whose protein sequence is MSTSTPVGTAARPLRVAVIGSGPAGVYAADILTKSEAVKSGELTVSIDLFDRYPAPYGLIRYGVAPDHPRIKGIVNALHKVLDRGDIRFFGNVDYGTDLSIEDLKAHYDAVIFATGAIKDADLNIPGIELEGSFGGADFVSWYDGHPDVSREWPLDAKEIAVIGNGNVALDVARVLSKHADDLLVSEIPDNVYAGLKASPVTDVHVFGRRGPAQVKFTPLELRELSHSKDVDIILYPEDFEFDEESDRQIQSNNQIKTMVGTLTNWIAEQPEDLSELKASRRLHLHFLHSPVEIYDDAENPGRVSGMKFERTELDGTGNARGTGEFVDYPVQAVYRAIGYFGSALPEIEFDHTKGVVPNAGGRVLDASGEHVPGIYATGWIKRGPVGLIGHTKGDALETVTFLLEDRENLPVAAAPAASAVIDLLESRGVEYTTWEGWLALDAHELALGAEATAAGGSHGVEVVRERIKVVPREDMVSISRDGIAASV, encoded by the coding sequence GTGTCAACCAGCACCCCCGTAGGAACCGCCGCCCGCCCGTTGCGCGTGGCCGTCATCGGATCCGGCCCGGCCGGCGTCTACGCAGCGGACATCCTCACTAAGAGCGAGGCCGTCAAGAGCGGCGAGCTGACCGTGAGCATCGACCTCTTTGACCGCTACCCGGCACCCTACGGCCTGATCCGCTACGGTGTGGCCCCGGATCACCCGCGCATCAAGGGCATCGTCAACGCCCTGCACAAGGTCCTGGACCGCGGCGACATCCGCTTCTTCGGCAACGTGGACTACGGCACGGACCTTTCGATAGAGGACCTGAAGGCGCACTACGACGCCGTCATCTTCGCCACCGGCGCCATCAAGGACGCCGACCTGAACATCCCCGGCATCGAACTCGAGGGCTCCTTCGGCGGCGCCGACTTCGTGTCCTGGTACGACGGCCACCCTGACGTGTCCCGCGAATGGCCGCTGGACGCCAAGGAAATCGCCGTGATCGGCAACGGCAACGTGGCCCTCGACGTGGCCCGTGTCCTGTCCAAGCACGCCGACGACCTGCTGGTCTCCGAAATCCCGGACAACGTCTACGCCGGCCTGAAGGCATCGCCGGTCACGGACGTCCACGTCTTCGGCCGCCGCGGCCCGGCCCAGGTCAAGTTCACCCCGCTGGAGCTGCGCGAGCTGTCCCACTCCAAGGACGTGGACATCATCCTGTACCCGGAGGACTTCGAGTTCGACGAGGAATCAGACCGCCAGATCCAGAGCAACAACCAGATCAAGACCATGGTTGGAACGCTCACCAACTGGATCGCCGAGCAGCCCGAGGACCTCTCCGAGCTCAAGGCCTCCCGCCGCCTGCACCTGCACTTCCTGCACAGCCCGGTGGAAATTTACGACGACGCCGAGAACCCCGGGCGCGTCAGCGGCATGAAGTTTGAACGCACCGAACTGGACGGCACGGGCAACGCCCGCGGCACCGGTGAATTCGTCGATTACCCGGTCCAGGCTGTCTACCGGGCCATCGGCTACTTCGGTTCCGCGCTGCCGGAGATCGAGTTCGACCACACGAAGGGTGTTGTCCCGAACGCCGGCGGCCGCGTCCTGGACGCCTCCGGCGAGCACGTCCCGGGCATCTACGCCACCGGCTGGATTAAGCGCGGACCGGTCGGCCTGATCGGCCACACCAAGGGCGATGCCCTCGAGACCGTGACCTTCCTGCTGGAAGACCGCGAGAACCTGCCGGTTGCCGCGGCACCCGCTGCCAGCGCCGTCATCGACCTGCTCGAAAGCCGCGGCGTGGAATACACCACCTGGGAAGGCTGGCTGGCCCTGGACGCGCACGAGCTCGCCCTGGGCGCCGAGGCGACCGCGGCCGGCGGCTCGCACGGTGTTGAGGTTGTGCGTGAGCGCATCAAGGTGGTGCCGCGCGAGGACATGGTTTCCATCTCCCGCGACGGTATTGCCGCCAGCGTCTGA
- a CDS encoding RtcB family protein, which translates to MESITSRLINWASILDDKTREQALTTSRLPFIYPHLALMPDAHLGKGATVGSVIPTLGAIIPAAVGVDIGCGMIAVRTQYSLKDLPRDRKPLRENIERAVPLSAGHNNRKVTATAEPRIAELHRRAEKAGFNPAQYVAKWDLQLGSLGSGNHFIEVCTDETDAVWLFLHSGSRGIGNKIAQHHIRVAQGVARDKRITLEDPDLAYLEEGTPEFTRYIKELRWAQHFALLNREEMMDRVIRQFGDWVGGTVKETERINCHHNFTQQETHYGKSVWVSRKGAIKAEAGDPGLIPGSMGTASYVVEGLGNTASLNSSPHGAGREYSRNAARKTFSLAQLKEAMHGIEFRATEAFIDEIPAAYKPIDQVMHDAADLVKVRHRLRQLVNVKGD; encoded by the coding sequence ATGGAATCCATCACCAGCCGGCTCATCAACTGGGCATCGATCCTGGACGACAAGACCCGTGAGCAGGCACTGACCACGTCCCGCCTGCCCTTCATCTACCCGCACCTGGCGCTGATGCCGGACGCACACCTGGGCAAGGGCGCAACGGTGGGGTCCGTTATCCCGACGCTCGGCGCGATCATTCCGGCCGCCGTCGGCGTGGACATCGGCTGCGGCATGATCGCGGTCCGTACCCAGTACAGCCTTAAGGACCTGCCGCGGGACCGGAAGCCGCTGCGCGAGAACATTGAGCGCGCCGTTCCGCTGTCCGCCGGTCACAACAACCGCAAAGTGACGGCCACCGCGGAGCCGCGCATCGCCGAACTGCACAGGCGCGCCGAAAAGGCAGGGTTCAACCCGGCGCAGTATGTGGCGAAATGGGACCTGCAGCTTGGCTCACTCGGCTCCGGCAACCACTTCATTGAGGTGTGCACCGACGAGACGGACGCCGTCTGGCTGTTCCTGCACTCCGGCTCCCGGGGGATCGGCAACAAGATCGCCCAGCACCACATCAGGGTGGCGCAGGGAGTCGCAAGGGACAAGCGCATCACCCTGGAGGACCCGGACCTCGCGTACCTGGAGGAGGGCACGCCCGAGTTCACGCGGTACATCAAGGAGCTGCGCTGGGCCCAGCACTTCGCCCTCCTGAACCGCGAGGAGATGATGGACCGCGTAATCCGGCAGTTCGGTGACTGGGTCGGCGGAACGGTCAAGGAGACGGAGCGGATCAACTGCCACCACAACTTCACCCAGCAGGAAACGCATTACGGAAAGTCGGTCTGGGTGTCGCGCAAGGGCGCCATCAAGGCCGAAGCCGGCGACCCCGGCCTGATCCCGGGGTCCATGGGGACAGCCTCCTACGTGGTGGAGGGACTCGGCAACACCGCTTCCCTGAACTCCTCGCCGCACGGTGCCGGCCGGGAGTATTCCCGTAACGCGGCGCGCAAGACGTTCTCGCTGGCCCAGCTGAAGGAGGCCATGCACGGCATCGAGTTCCGGGCCACCGAGGCGTTCATCGACGAGATCCCGGCAGCCTACAAGCCCATCGACCAGGTCATGCACGACGCCGCGGACCTCGTGAAGGTACGGCACCGGCTGCGCCAGCTCGTTAATGTCAAGGGGGATTAG